DNA sequence from the Pomacea canaliculata isolate SZHN2017 linkage group LG7, ASM307304v1, whole genome shotgun sequence genome:
AATTAACAAACAGATGTGACAGCAATGTCAAAGGTTGTTGATGTACATAAGATTTGCTTGTTACAGTGAACATCAACTCGACCTTTAGCTGCTGCAGGCGATGACATGAGGCTGAGAAAATATCCACTTAGTGTGTCCGTCCGTCTATACATGATGTTAGCTTGTTATCGTCAACAAAACCTTCTAattctctttgtcttttaaatttacacaaaacGCAACATTTTTGTGAAGCACATCCCAACGTTCCAAAAGTAAGTTTGAAAAGGCAAACGCAAAATATTTGCCTTGTACATAACCCGTTGTAAAACTTCAGCATCGTTTTTATAACCTGTTGTGATGTTAAGGAAATTTAAGATGCTGTATAGAAATCAAACcaattgttctttcttttcttcttatgaTGTGcaagttttctgtgtttttaacaTGATTTCATCATGCAGTGGTTAACCATAAGACAGTGTTCGATCTGACACAGACCAGTACAGTGAAGTAGGAAGGTTCTTACATCAACGAGTCAGAACTCTGGCAGTGACctgtaaattacaataaaagtcTTCCGCAAACCTAATTCTCTCGACTAGTATGCcgtatgattttatttctttagagGAGATAGAGCGGGCTATGTAATCGTCTTAATCGTTTTTGTACAGATGTACCGCTACTccatcttttatcttttatctacACGTATGGGAAGTTAGAAGCTGATTAAGTAGACATCCTAGCCACCTACTTGTTAGGATCACCAGGAACATTTGCTCGGTGACCGTCAAGCGGCagaattttcttgtttatccATGTGTCCAAATATACCTCCTTGCTGAAAACAGTCTTTGAATGGTACTTTAAAGGTTGTCGACGCCGTGAAAGCAAAGGAAAGGCTAGTTGAACACTGGACCAGCTGTCCACTGAATCTATATATCTGTAAAGATAGAGAATGAGAGGAGAATGCTTGTATAAATATGCGTGTGACCGTGCgtgtatatacatgcatactATCTTTTATAAACATCGCGCACTCAtatattttcttgcatttgtgGTTTCATTCTTGACGTGGCGGCAGTGTTCGTAATGAAAATTTTgaccaatattttaaaaattatatctattAATCTACAACACATACAACTATCTGAGAACACCATTTCAAAAgccatttaaaaacatttacgttTGCGTGCATTTTAAGgaattatgtttttttgttgtagtaAAAAATCATATTAAAGATTGTTGCTGTATAGGACAGATAATTCACAAATCGGAAGTCGataaaaagttagaaattacgaaaaacatatttaaacagTATAAACAAGCGTAAAAGCCCAACAAACTATAATTTTTAGAAACGTATgagaatataaatataactcactattttcttcttattttcgtTGTGTGAGTAGAAATCTCGTGAAATGAGTAATTGGCAACGCTCTTAAAATGACGCTTGTTCAACTGAACCTgtcaaacataacgaaatacctgatCGGCTgaattttttcctcttcttctcatTCTCGCCTTCGCCTAAGCGGTTAATGGAAATAACTCATAcgaacaattttttaaagattccgTACTAGCCTCCTTATGTAATCCTTAATTTACTCACAGAGGACATATTTTTCTGATGCTACCTCTACTTGTGAGCGCCTAGTAACTGGCGCTTGTACACGCCGAGGAAGAGTCTTTTTGGGCTGCGGATAAAGTAATCTAAACAAAGGATAATTACTTCCCGAATTCCAGGTAATCTTCCTGAAAATGATCTTTGTCCTGTATGCTACCTATCAGACATGACAGACTAGCTTCggaagaaatatgttttctaaTATATTGTTACACATTAAGTTAACGCCGGTTATTATGCGCTTAGTAGAATTATAAAACACATCGCTTTGTGCGTAAGTAAATATAGAAATAAGGGAGGCAAACTCTGAGTCTTTAGAAATTGTTAGTtctagattacttccctttaactaTGACCACTTCAAGAATGCATTCGCGGTTTATGTCTTTTCCTGTTATAAAACGACGTAATCAAAGAAGCTGGTTCATTCCATCTCCTCGTGCTTAGTTCCTAGCTGTCGTATGAGGTAGATCATATTATGGATGTGTTACTTATTAAATACAGTTATATatcgttattttgttttgatttgtatAGAGATCTCTTGTCAggtatcttttatttatagGCAACGTATATCTTTGTGAAgtattaagaaatatttgaaaaccaGACTAACAGTATTGTTTTAGTAAACTGAGTGGAAAGCGATGCCCTTGTAAGTTGATAAGGCCATTATTGTGATGTTGTTGAAGTACATCAATTTTCGGTACTTGCTTTTTTACAATGCCGGCTTCCTGGCAATGCCacttacaacaaagaaacaaggcTTACAATGCCATGTTAGTACATGTAAATAACTCTTAAAaagtcactttaaaaaagtttaccTAAATGCTTCATCGGTATGTAATTATCCTTTGTTTAGATTACTTAACCCGTAGCCCAAAAAGACTCTTCCTCGGCTATACAAACGCAGTTACTAGGCGCTCACAAATAGAGTAGCATCGAAAACAGTGACTCTGTGAGTAAATTAACGAATACATAAGAGGCTACTACtgaatctttaaaaattgttccaCTATGAGTTATTCCCTTTAACCGCTATGGAGAAGGACGACAAGAGAAGAGCAAACGTCTTTGGTTTAACGAGCAGCAGCGACCTTAGTCTACATTCTCTTTCGGACAAATCAATGTCAATCAGGGGCGACCAATAGAGAcaaattaaatgattttaatgtaAACAGCGACGAAAAAGTAATAAGGCAGCATCTAAAAATGTAAGTTGACATTAGCGGCATGGCAGACATCTGACACATTATTCAAAGACTGTGTTTTGACAGAGGCCATCGTGGAGAACAACAAAGTAACACGTAGCTGGTTAATTTAAGAGACTGAACTAACCTTCTCATGCCTACTTCTGTTGTCACCGTTCTGCTTAAAACTTCTGTGACAAACTTCTTATTGGCGGTTGAATATGTTTAGTTCAACCCTCATGAGCAGCAAAAGGGCAAAAGACaaagtttgtaaaatttacaagaaaaattctTTGGCAATCTGTCTTCTAAAAAACCTATATTACATACCATCGGCTTGCTGTAAATACACAATTTGACTTCATTTAAGACAAAACCCTTACCACTAAACCGGAGATAACTCCAGCAACAGCAACCTgcacaaatataaatactgtTATCGTACAAGCAAACTCTAAATCTAAGTCAACACAAACACGATTCCAATAAAATGTTGCTATAATACCCAAAGACCTGTGTTGTAGATGTCTCGTTAAGATTTACAAGATATATATTACTGgtgtataaaatacatttaaatatataattcagATTTGTTCAACACCCATGCACAGTTTTGAGTGCGAATGAGACTGACTCACCTTTGTTTATCCGACTTCTTAAACCGAACTTGTTTTTTCAGTGTGACGAGGGCTGGTTTACATCCGCTTTCGCGTAAACGTAGTCGGTATGTCGGACGGTTATTTACAACATGAAAGTGGGAATTATGCAATTTTGTGCATGTGCTTTGAAAACTGActtacataaacatattttcgtAAATATTCAACACAAATGCAGACAAAGCCACCTTTAACAGTTAGGTTTAGCAAGTACGATGACTTGAGTGGAAGACGGTCGTCATCCTGAGCTGCTTCAGTGACGacggtacaggtgtacacaccgctgtgtgtcacgtggtctgccgcTATGATCCGTAACTCCCCAGTCGTGCTGTTCACTCTTCCAGACCACGTGATGGACGCAGGATGAGGGTAGCTGTCAGCTTTACACCAAAATGTAACATTCTCTCCAGTGTTGATTTCTAACTGATCTTGGATGGCCTCTAGAGTAGTCACATTTCGTGTTACCTTGATATCCGTATCTGCAAAATCAAAAAGTATGTGAGTGTCTTTCAAACAATAATTAATCAGtaatttattctgttttaatttttctattagTCTCTTTTGTTCTGGCTGCTTATTTTTCTAAGCAAATAAATCAAGTACAAATGTATACAAAATgcactcacagtaaacctgcaATACCAGGGTGTCACTAGACAGGTTATGCTTGACACCATCCTTGACATAGCTTGCCTTGCACCTTACTTTGCTTCCATTGTGCTTCCTTGTCAGGCTGTCAAACCTTAGAATATATCCAGATGGTCTACCACCGGCGGTCTCTACCCATGTGTATTCGGGTACACGTCCATGTATATATGAGATACCACATCTTAGcactttactttctttctctatcaACGGATATTCATTTCTGTCCGGAACAATGAACAGAGTAcgaactgaaaataaacagaagatacacaataaaaacattaaagttttaaagtttgtgtTCAGAAGTTTCACTGTACATTTcgttgcagtctgcaatgccaacgcattttttttagtatataaagtatataaaggcatataaagtattgaaatgtCATCGAcaatttgacggagatccaactaccatgttaatgtatctttactcctaagtgtgtgttaaatgtttgtgtgagtatgtatgcctacccttgtgagcaaaagaaaaatttctgtcttgggtctcctcgacagacaataaagtctgatttgatttgattttgattccATTCCTTGAccatactgtttggtttgttaactcagttttatttacataggTAAGATAATCGTCAGTGATGTTTAATACAATACCTGCTTTAAACACGTCTACTTTCAGGTCTTGTGAGTTGCattttttacattgaaaatTAAGCTAGgtatgacaatattttttagtGAATAGCTCGTCTCTGTTTTAACCACGCAAACATCAAAATGTACAAATTCTAAGTTGAAACCTCAAAATAATAGTCTAGTTAAATAAATGGCCTCCAGTGAAATTCAATACATATTGAAAGCATCTTACACTCCCTGCAGTCGACGCCAAAGTCACTACAGGTACTTCCGTTACTAAATAAACTCTGGTCGCAGTCCGAGATGCTGTTTTCGTCGCCTTTGCATGTAAAATTTGTCATCAATTGATTGCCACGTCTGGATCCAAATGACCATCCTTCGGTGAGTGCTGCTGAACGTCtataatacataaacaaaaaccaaattcGGATATTCAAGATATTTTCAATAAGCATTCATATCATATCAAAATATGTGTCAGTTTAATTTAAAGGTCTAGGTGGGACAAGTATTATCTTCTCATGGCTAAGATTTGTTTATATTGGGtgaatattctctttttttttcaaaatacatgtCTTCAAATACCACGCACAAAAGACGGGATTGTTCATAGATTAGTTTACGGTGTGCAAGCCTTAGGTTATGAGAAAAGCTAAAAACGGTATGTCAATTAATCTTACAAGTATACaatgtgacctatgaccttttATACGCATAGTGTTTGTAGGCCGACTTTTCGCGAACAGAAATACATTCTCTCCTGTCCTTTTGTATCTGTCAGCTTCTTTTGTTAATTACCATCTCACCCGCGGTCCCTATTATGCACTAGAAAACCAGTCTGTGGTACAAAAAATAGAATCACAATATGTCCACCACTAGATGAATCGAACTCTTCAGTTACGGATTTGAGCATCAGAGGGACCGCGCGTGatagtttgtatgtgtgtgtgtgtgcctgtgtgtgctagtgtgtgtgtacctgtgtgtgctagtttgtgcgtgtgagagagaatttaGGTGCTTCCTGCTAAAGTAGCGATTTTATTTGCTTAATCTACACAGTCACCATCGTCACACCCACTAATCATACATGGACTCGTTTGACTAAAGATAAGAAAGTTTCTCACGATGGTAAGCCGAGCTGTCTGCAGATAACTGCCGCGACTTTATCGTCGGAGATACACATTGTTTGCAGCTTTCCTCCAATCTCTATTTCCACACCACCCATGTCAAATCTGGTTCGACGCTTTCCAGTTAAACGCAGTTTCACACGACCTGTCACAGTAGTATCCActacaatcagttttgtttgaaTACAACAATCTTTGccacttcttttttcttcattaatatataattatatatatatgccaaaTTCAAGATTAAATATAGTTTGTTGATAATCCAAGGGCTGCTTCTCTTCACTTGTCAGATGATTAGGCTCAATAccaatattacttttttctacCTCCAAGGCATTTTAAATCCAACATTAACAAAGTAAAAACTGTGTCATACACAGACGCTGACAGGGACAGCAATCATAACATTGTCACAGACTTTTAAACGGAGGCAGTGGAAGACAAAATAATCCTTGATCACATTTTGACCTTTGTGACCAAACAAACCGAAACCTAGTAACATAAATACTGTCTCAAAGAGAAACGGGATTactagtaatatttttaaaagaaatgacaagCAAACAGTGTAAAAACTACAGAGTCATAGACTTATTCACCTGACCAAATGAATTTAACAAAAGTGGCTGTGGCATCTAATGCAAAATGTAAACTTTGAAGAAACCTTGTTGAAGTCATGGAAGCGCTGTACAAAAGCAACTCAATTGAATGTTTCGGTCTTAATGacatatttatttccttttttgtaagGCATTTTACTCTTCTTTATTTCCAGATTCATAAAAAAAGCTGATAAAATGCAATTAAACATTAGCAGTAATTACGACAAAAGCAGATACTGTGGTTAAAGTTTCTCACTGATGTTGCACTCCAGGCTGACATCCTGCAAGTGATCGCAGCCGCTGGTGTAGAAGAGCGGATGACTGCATTGCGCCAGGTTGACTTCCGCTCCATTACACTTTATCGTGGGGAGCAGAATGTAACCTGAACCTTGCCCGTATCTGTCGGAGCTCACTATTGCTGCCCCAGTTCTGTTGGTTTACAGGTTTatgaaaaattatcaaaaaaatgaataaaggcAAAAggtaaaagcaataaataaatgtgtacttatttataaaaatagtcTCCTGGCTTTAACTTTTcgattatttaaaaagttaggcaggaaataagaaacattttagtgtgtttttttggggtttttttgggggtttttttttttttttgggggggggggcaataTAAGGATTGGAATTAACATCCGATTGAGTTGAAGTGGTTATTGTCCATTTTAGAAAGAGttagtttatgtttgtgtgtttgctctCGTGCGTGAGTCTTTCAAAATGTGTTAATACACGCAGCATGAATACAAGTCAATCAGTGTTAAATTTGATCTGGGTATGTAGAGGAACTacggtttttattttctaaaactcTTACTAAGCAACACTTTAACAAAATTAACTTACAAGCTAAAATGAAAGGCGGTCATAGTTACAGCCATTGCTTAATCTCACCCTGCAAAACACGTATCTGAATCAGTCTGACActaaaaactgtaaataacatGTCAGGCAATATTTTGTGATTAACCTTAGTTAGCTTTGTTTAATAGGAATGTTggtaaaaagaatttaaaaagctTAACTACACACCCGTTAAATCCAAGCATTGTGCAGGCCACCTGCGCTTCTTTTCTTCCGAAGCCCTCGTTACAGACTGTGCTCCACTCTCGATTAAAAAGTATCTCCAGGCGACCGGCGTCCGACGTCCCGTTAACCAAACGTGGAACAATCTGTTCAGCTGgcagtttcataaaaaaaaagcaggactTTGACACCAAACAAATTTgtgtaaagttattttatatcaatatttttactcaggaatttttgttttgccttttttttaatgcatttcgatttttaaattttcttttacacagtCTAGGGCTCTTTTCTCAATTAATTCAGGTCTAAAATAGGAAAAACCTGGTGCTTACACTGATAAAGAACGGcgacggcgacgacgacgacgacgatgatatgatgatgatgatgatgatgatgatatgatgatgatgatgatatgatgatgatgatgatgatgatgatgatgatgatggtggtggtggtggaggtggtggtggtggtcttttaaaatgaagtttacgttatagtttacttttttatatgaTACATTTTTTCGTGTAAAATTGTGCAACACCTACcactgacttaaaaaaaaaaaagagtcaacaaacaaaatttttacaaCGTAATAATTAGGACGGAACAAGCagtgtattaaatatttttcacttctAACCTATGTTACAAACGACAGCAGCATCCGTGGAGTGAATTGCGGCATTGGGATAGAATTGTGCAAATTTGCACTGAGCCAGACTGGTTTCCATTCCATTACACTTTGTGACATGGAGGAGAACGTGTCCGGGACCTTTACCGTAACGGTCTGAGCTGACAACTTCTGCTCCAGCACTGAAATTAATTTGCAGTGAGTAAAATAGAACgagtgcaatattttaaaaaaacaactaaatattcccatttacacaaacacacaaagcagcAGCATTCAATATGGTCATAAGTAGCGGCAGGACCGACAGTTTCTGCTCCAGTTCTGCCATGGGTTTACAATCAGAATAATTCTTCGCGAACCAACCATGAGTATTttcatatacacaaacacaacacaacggGAAGTAAAAAGTTAACTTGTTTGGGTTTTACTGGGAATCTGTGCCCAGACACTTAAAGTTTAGAATGTGTAAAAGTCTCGTACATGGTTACTAcgaggaaaattattttattggagtggtgtccctttgcTTAACTGGCTTGAAGGAGGCAACTCtctgtattttatgtatttcaaCCTAATTTGTTATTTTGGTGACCATTGTACGAGCaagtgctttttcttttttggcgttactctgtttgctttttgtttttgtttcttgttttgttttgttttgtttttttaagcgtAGTAAGGAATGCTATGCGAATTTACTGATTGTTATTAGATTTTGGAATTGTGCAGGTACAGGATGCTGAATAGACTCCTGATGAGACATGTGTTTCTTGCTCCGTGGATTTTCTCGTACTTCAGCTCCAGAACTTACGACTGCTCTTAGCACTTGATATTAGTGTATCTTTTGTAAAGGGATTTAAGACTGCCGTGATATTAGGAAGCCGCTATAAGAAtgactgattatttttttatcatgttggtgtagttgttgctgtttctgctgCTCCTAATGATGTCTGTCGCGCTTCCTTGACCGGACCCGCATAGACTATTTTAGTAGGTGTACGTGCGCGTGTCACTAAAACACCTATTCTCTGTTCCATAGTAACAATATGTGTATTGGGATCTATCACCCAAAGACTAAGCCTTGTTTGtccttgtttttttcccccactgtAACGTCTTGGAGCATTGTTCCATATCAACATCATTGAACTGTTCAGTTAACTGAGAATGTATGCCAATCACGATAAGGAGAAACGAGGAGAAACTCAAAGTAAATTTACTCTTACTTTTGTGATAGAAAGCAATGAATAAATGCACAGATAAGAAGTTCATGATGGAGGTAATCTAAGTAAGCAATCACTTAGAAGTAGAGGGCTAAGAATTCAGAGAGGGTGTAAAAAAAGAACGAAGCAGTATcatattttaaatgacaagatactaactacaaacaaacatataactTAAGTTAGAAGGTAGAGaagtttacatatatatttctaaTTGACATTGCTAATGATATTGCATTATTGAAGTTCGTGTTTTACAAAACGCTAAAAAATCCAAGTAGcctacctgttgaatcctaacattctACAGGCCACCTCCGCCTCCTTCTTTCCAAATCCCTTGTCACTCACTGCTCCCCACTCACCGTTGAAAGATATCTCTAGTCGGCCAGCTTCTGATGTCCCGTTAATCAGACGTGCTGTTGTCTGTTCAGCTACGAAATTTCACATGAAAATCCtcctttgaaaataaattttatgtcctTAGAtttcttttggtatttttttttattctagatATTTGAGATAG
Encoded proteins:
- the LOC112569636 gene encoding deleted in malignant brain tumors 1 protein-like isoform X1, which encodes MRYRVVTTYLMYLLLVPRLAQELKARVVGGTLMAGRLEIFYDGTWNTVCGDSFGEEEASVACRMLGLNSTTAVAVGSYKYGAGSGPILLDDLRCVGNETSLAQCRHRGLYRHDCGHWEDVGVVCNIPEELRARIADEAVEAGRLEIFYHGEWNTVCDDTFGREEAQVACRMLGFNSTEAAAVSSEKYGHGTGRILLLKMECNGNETSLANCKNKVVYISNCDHSHDVGVVCNITEQTTARLINGTSEAGRLEISFNGEWGAVSDKGFGKKEAEVACRMLGFNSAGAEVVSSDRYGKGPGHVLLHVTKCNGMETSLAQCKFAQFYPNAAIHSTDAAVVCNIAEQIVPRLVNGTSDAGRLEILFNREWSTVCNEGFGRKEAQVACTMLGFNGTGAAIVSSDRYGQGSGYILLPTIKCNGAEVNLAQCSHPLFYTSGCDHLQDVSLECNISRVKLRLTGKRRTRFDMGGVEIEIGGKLQTMCISDDKVAAVICRQLGLPSRSAALTEGWSFGSRRGNQLMTNFTCKGDENSISDCDQSLFSNGSTCSDFGVDCREFRTLFIVPDRNEYPLIEKESKVLRCGISYIHGRVPEYTWVETAGGRPSGYILRFDSLTRKHNGSKVRCKASYVKDGVKHNLSSDTLVLQVYYTDIKVTRNVTTLEAIQDQLEINTGENVTFWCKADSYPHPASITWSGRVNSTTGELRIIAADHVTHSGVYTCTVVTEAAQDDDRLPLKSSYLLNLTVKGGFVCICVEYLRKYVYVSQFSKHMHKIA
- the LOC112569636 gene encoding deleted in malignant brain tumors 1 protein-like isoform X2, whose protein sequence is MRYRVVTTYLMYLLLVPRLAQELKARVVGGTLMAGRLEIFYDGTWNTVCGDSFGEEEASVACRMLGLNSTTAVAVGSYKYGAGSGPILLDDLRCVGNETSLAQCRHRGLYRHDCGHWEDVGVVCNIPEELRARIADEAVEAGRLEIFYHGEWNTVCDDTFGREEAQVACRMLGFNSTEAAAVSSEKYGHGTGRILLLKMECNGNETSLANCKNKVVYISNCDHSHDVGVVCNITEQTTARLINGTSEAGRLEISFNGEWGAVSDKGFGKKEAEVACRMLGFNSAGAEVVSSDRYGKGPGHVLLHVTKCNGMETSLAQCKFAQFYPNAAIHSTDAAVVCNIAEQIVPRLVNGTSDAGRLEILFNREWSTVCNEGFGRKEAQVACTMLGFNGTGAAIVSSDRYGQGSGYILLPTIKCNGAEVNLAQCSHPLFYTSGCDHLQDVSLECNISRVKLRLTGKRRTRFDMGGVEIEIGGKLQTMCISDDKVAAVICRQLGLPSRSAALTEGWSFGSRRGNQLMTNFTCKGDENSISDCDQSLFSNGSTCSDFGVDCRE